The proteins below are encoded in one region of Paenibacillus albus:
- a CDS encoding phosphotransferase enzyme family protein, producing the protein MAMNSSDSLLPSSEVLDRLNIKVIAPLGGRLNQHWLVSLNNERLVLRLWSRAAHKDNIRYEVNLLRSIAELGWPVAAVIEGPIEIGEQTWGLFPFLHGEPPSALNPAAEQRARGRLMAQFHTDLKKLSGASQRQNWRRCEEILQDNQLDQLLSLHEKKRPEEIRILRWHLERARKRAEGLQLQSRPGIVVHGDFAPWNLRFQDGKLTGILDFELAHWDHRVGEFALSWRGKYDEVVYGYDEVSPLEPEEWELITPMWWAGLIELACKHLKEDSHDDGWIIRKLLERSPLMGSDAAAFR; encoded by the coding sequence ATGGCGATGAACAGCTCCGATTCACTGCTCCCGAGTAGTGAAGTGCTAGACAGGTTGAACATTAAAGTGATCGCCCCGCTGGGAGGCAGGCTCAATCAGCATTGGCTTGTGAGCCTTAATAACGAGCGCCTCGTACTGCGCCTCTGGTCGCGTGCAGCACACAAGGATAATATCCGGTATGAGGTCAACCTGCTGAGAAGCATCGCTGAGCTTGGATGGCCGGTTGCAGCTGTAATTGAAGGGCCGATTGAGATCGGGGAGCAAACGTGGGGCTTGTTCCCGTTCCTTCACGGTGAACCGCCATCAGCGCTGAATCCGGCAGCCGAGCAGCGTGCAAGGGGGCGGCTGATGGCTCAGTTCCACACGGATTTGAAGAAGCTCAGCGGAGCTTCACAACGTCAGAACTGGCGTCGATGTGAAGAGATTCTGCAAGACAACCAGTTAGATCAGCTGCTCTCGCTTCATGAGAAGAAGAGGCCAGAGGAAATACGCATTCTGCGGTGGCATCTAGAGCGTGCCCGCAAGCGAGCGGAAGGGCTGCAGCTTCAGTCCCGCCCTGGCATAGTGGTTCACGGTGATTTTGCCCCATGGAACTTACGATTCCAGGATGGGAAGCTCACCGGTATTCTCGACTTCGAGCTTGCCCACTGGGATCATCGTGTCGGCGAATTTGCGCTCTCGTGGCGGGGGAAGTACGACGAGGTCGTATATGGCTACGATGAAGTGTCGCCCCTTGAGCCCGAGGAGTGGGAGCTCATAACGCCAATGTGGTGGGCGGGTCTCATAGAGCTTGCTTGCAAGCATTTGAAGGAAGACAGTCATGATGACGGCTGGATCATTAGAAAGCTGTTGGAGCGCTCGCCATTGATGGGATCGGATGCTGCGGCGTTCCGTTAA
- a CDS encoding heparinase II/III domain-containing protein, translating into MLAEKYANETLGDLLQSRANYKPFPTSEDRTKWDELPQRLREFWIDKGTQELNHSWGALTATAYMEYSRTGNRNKYDDASWARRRALASLVIAECIENRGRFMDDIVNGVWCICEETFWGIPGHGYMMKRQDPLPDVNDQVIELFSAETASLLAWTHYLLQTKLNEISVMVCERIELEVKNRILDPYLSRNDLWWLGFNQERMLNNWTPWCNSNCLTAFLLLEDDADRREAAVSKAMRSLDHYIDRLHSDGGCEEGPKYWMYGGCTLFDCLELLYGASDGRINVFHEPKIGQIGRYIYKAYINESFYVNYADSAPKVQIPAELAYRYGRRIGDDRLSALGALELRKRHEETTQFEFPALFRVLPALFHYAEIEQYTGESPYIRDAWLDGIQMMVAREQQDSSAGLYLAAKGGHNDESHNHNDIGQFIVYCNGSPMIIDPGVLTYTSKSFFSERYTIWAMQSAYHNVPAIDGIGQMNGRDYRATDVHYRIDDGASSLSLNLAAAYPESAKISSWIRTIQLIRSSSSYIEIKDEYQLEQVMNEIALNFMTPHAPRIAGSGNIILQDEHGNKVSIQYNGERYAVSSEEIRLEDEIMRNAWGDRLYRIHLKSIAPTDHGECSIRISQM; encoded by the coding sequence ATGTTAGCTGAGAAATATGCCAATGAAACCCTCGGAGATTTATTGCAGTCTCGGGCTAATTACAAGCCGTTTCCTACAAGCGAGGATCGCACGAAGTGGGACGAGCTTCCCCAGCGTTTAAGAGAATTCTGGATCGATAAAGGTACTCAAGAGCTTAATCATTCATGGGGAGCCCTGACAGCCACTGCGTATATGGAATACAGCCGGACGGGCAATCGCAATAAATATGACGATGCATCATGGGCGAGAAGACGAGCGCTGGCTTCCTTGGTCATCGCAGAATGTATCGAGAACCGGGGCCGGTTTATGGATGATATCGTCAACGGGGTTTGGTGTATCTGCGAAGAAACATTTTGGGGCATTCCGGGGCATGGCTATATGATGAAGAGGCAGGACCCTCTGCCGGATGTGAATGATCAAGTGATTGAGCTGTTCTCTGCAGAGACAGCGTCCCTGCTCGCTTGGACGCACTATCTGCTCCAAACCAAATTGAATGAAATTAGCGTGATGGTCTGCGAACGTATAGAGCTTGAAGTAAAGAACAGGATCCTTGATCCTTACTTAAGCCGCAACGACTTGTGGTGGCTCGGCTTCAATCAAGAAAGAATGCTCAACAATTGGACTCCGTGGTGTAATTCCAACTGTCTAACGGCATTCCTGCTCTTGGAGGATGACGCTGATCGTAGAGAAGCGGCGGTAAGCAAGGCGATGCGCAGCTTGGATCACTATATCGACAGGCTTCACTCCGATGGGGGCTGCGAGGAAGGGCCGAAGTATTGGATGTACGGCGGATGTACGTTATTCGACTGTCTGGAACTGCTTTACGGTGCTTCGGATGGGAGAATTAATGTATTCCACGAGCCCAAGATCGGTCAGATTGGCCGCTATATATACAAGGCTTACATTAACGAGTCCTTCTATGTTAATTACGCGGACAGTGCGCCTAAGGTACAGATCCCCGCGGAGCTGGCTTATCGTTATGGACGCCGGATTGGTGATGATCGTCTGTCCGCACTAGGCGCATTGGAGCTGAGGAAACGGCATGAAGAAACGACCCAATTCGAGTTTCCTGCTCTGTTTCGCGTGCTGCCAGCCTTATTTCATTATGCGGAAATCGAGCAATATACAGGGGAATCACCTTATATAAGAGATGCATGGCTGGATGGAATCCAGATGATGGTGGCAAGGGAGCAGCAGGATTCAAGCGCGGGATTATATCTTGCAGCCAAGGGCGGGCATAACGACGAGAGCCATAACCACAATGATATCGGACAGTTCATCGTCTATTGCAACGGTTCCCCGATGATCATCGACCCTGGCGTATTGACCTACACGTCCAAGTCGTTTTTCTCCGAGCGATATACGATTTGGGCCATGCAATCTGCCTATCACAATGTACCGGCTATAGATGGGATTGGGCAAATGAATGGAAGGGACTATAGGGCGACGGATGTGCATTATCGCATAGATGACGGAGCGTCATCGCTATCGTTGAACCTCGCGGCGGCATATCCGGAGTCAGCGAAGATTAGCAGCTGGATACGTACCATTCAGCTCATTCGAAGCTCGTCGTCTTATATTGAAATCAAGGATGAATATCAACTCGAGCAAGTCATGAATGAGATTGCTTTGAACTTCATGACGCCGCATGCTCCTCGGATAGCAGGGAGCGGGAATATCATTTTGCAGGATGAGCACGGCAATAAGGTAAGTATCCAATATAACGGTGAGCGGTATGCAGTCTCGTCAGAGGAAATTAGGCTAGAGGATGAGATCATGCGGAATGCATGGGGGGATCGCTTGTACCGGATTCATCTGAAATCCATCGCCCCCACTGATCACGGCGAATGTTCGATCCGAATAAGCCAAATGTAG
- a CDS encoding TetR/AcrR family transcriptional regulator: MKRQQPQISEDKILETSWELLGEDGIEKFSMRRLADRLGIQAPSLYWYFKSKQELYQRLANQVSKIILEEFHSEGDWKEQLTGLAVTVRSVLGRYPCSTQLMMMTLPHEPDIIRFTNRMLLCVESTPLEQEQKMQVVTTLVNYVFYFVLDDYQHERNVAAILKEDKGALPGDEMLSLLDTMSDTDAGLFKRMFTNGLFELMGTDRAFEFGLKLILLGIEQVIMEQEK; the protein is encoded by the coding sequence ATGAAAAGGCAGCAGCCGCAAATTTCGGAGGATAAAATATTAGAGACCTCGTGGGAGCTTCTTGGGGAGGATGGCATCGAGAAGTTCAGCATGAGACGATTGGCCGACAGGCTGGGCATACAAGCTCCCTCCCTGTATTGGTACTTCAAGAGCAAGCAGGAGCTCTACCAGCGCTTGGCTAACCAAGTATCGAAAATCATTCTGGAGGAGTTCCACTCTGAAGGAGACTGGAAGGAGCAGCTGACGGGACTTGCTGTAACGGTACGGAGTGTGCTCGGACGATATCCCTGCTCCACGCAGCTCATGATGATGACGCTGCCCCACGAACCGGACATTATTCGGTTCACCAACCGTATGCTGCTCTGCGTAGAATCGACGCCGCTTGAGCAAGAGCAGAAGATGCAGGTGGTTACTACGCTTGTGAACTATGTCTTCTACTTCGTTCTAGACGATTATCAGCATGAGCGCAATGTCGCCGCTATCCTTAAGGAGGACAAGGGTGCGCTTCCGGGTGATGAGATGCTAAGTCTTCTGGATACCATGAGCGATACGGATGCGGGACTGTTCAAGAGAATGTTCACGAACGGGCTGTTCGAGCTGATGGGGACAGATAGAGCGTTCGAATTCGGTCTGAAGCTGATTCTGCTAGGGATCGAGCAGGTGATCATGGAGCAAGAGAAGTAA
- a CDS encoding MATE family efflux transporter — protein sequence MDTENLYYFEKAPIAKAVAHFAVPMMLGTSMNVIYSILNAYFLGTLHNTAMLTALALTLPLFAIIMALGNLIGMGSGTYISRLLGEKRYDDVKHVSSFAFYSSLVLGLIVMAVGLPLIDPIVHGLGATSDSFGFTKDYVTVMIIGSPFVVLFFTLENIVRSEGSAITSMIGMILSVVVNIILDALVIFVFHFGVIGVASATVVSNIVASAFYAFHMGYKSQFLTVSARWFKASKDILGNVFKIGVPVFIMSIFLGAMSLIFNHFLIEYGDQAVAAYGISSRLLQFPEFVLMGLCEGVVPLIAFSFTANKLRMKNTIGFTIKVIVALAAVFGVIVYLISDHLIGLFTNDPQLIEMGSYILHVTFLSLFITGMTTLFTGIFQATAQGTAAFIMSIIQGVTLIPVLFIANHMNGFDGVVWSLVIADTVAFLVGAGMLYILRNKLQPDLEGLVQ from the coding sequence ATGGATACAGAAAACCTCTATTATTTTGAAAAAGCACCAATCGCCAAGGCGGTCGCTCATTTCGCTGTTCCGATGATGCTAGGCACATCAATGAATGTCATCTACTCCATCTTGAATGCCTATTTCCTAGGTACACTCCATAATACAGCCATGCTAACGGCACTCGCGCTAACGCTGCCCTTATTCGCAATCATTATGGCGCTGGGCAACTTAATTGGCATGGGCAGCGGCACCTACATCTCCCGCTTGCTCGGAGAGAAGCGTTATGATGATGTCAAACACGTCTCTTCATTCGCCTTTTACAGCAGCTTAGTGCTCGGTCTTATCGTGATGGCTGTTGGTCTCCCGTTGATTGATCCCATCGTTCATGGCCTGGGGGCTACCTCAGACTCCTTCGGCTTCACGAAGGACTATGTTACCGTTATGATTATTGGATCGCCCTTCGTCGTCTTATTCTTTACGCTGGAGAACATCGTCCGCTCAGAGGGTTCAGCCATCACATCGATGATCGGTATGATTCTCAGCGTTGTTGTGAACATTATTCTTGATGCCTTAGTCATCTTCGTGTTCCACTTTGGCGTGATCGGCGTTGCGTCTGCTACGGTTGTATCGAACATCGTTGCAAGTGCGTTCTACGCCTTCCATATGGGCTATAAGAGCCAGTTCCTCACTGTCTCCGCGAGATGGTTCAAGGCTTCCAAGGACATTCTGGGCAATGTATTCAAGATCGGCGTTCCCGTCTTTATAATGAGTATCTTCTTGGGCGCGATGTCGCTTATCTTTAACCATTTCCTTATCGAATATGGGGATCAGGCGGTAGCGGCTTACGGGATTTCATCGCGTTTATTGCAATTTCCTGAGTTTGTTCTGATGGGATTATGCGAGGGTGTCGTACCGCTCATTGCCTTCTCTTTTACCGCGAATAAATTACGGATGAAGAATACGATCGGATTTACGATCAAAGTCATTGTGGCGTTAGCAGCCGTCTTCGGCGTCATCGTCTATCTGATCTCCGACCACTTAATTGGTTTATTCACAAATGACCCGCAATTAATTGAGATGGGCAGCTACATTCTGCATGTGACGTTCTTGTCTCTGTTCATTACAGGAATGACCACGTTGTTCACCGGGATCTTCCAAGCGACAGCGCAAGGGACTGCGGCATTTATTATGTCCATTATTCAAGGCGTTACGCTGATTCCTGTCCTCTTCATCGCCAATCATATGAACGGCTTCGATGGCGTGGTCTGGTCGCTCGTCATTGCGGATACCGTCGCGTTCCTGGTCGGGGCCGGCATGCTGTATATTCTGCGGAACAAATTGCAGCCGGATTTGGAAGGCTTGGTACAATAG
- a CDS encoding AraC family transcriptional regulator translates to MNKVIEYIETHIEEDFDINEVAAIVCCSVYQFGRIFSYVVGISFTEYIRNRRLSLAALELQSGRVKVIDVAQKYGYDSPESFARAFRQRHGISPRESFTNGVKLKMYPRLSFQISIKGAVDMEYRIEQRGIIRGVGVVKNFGKWTSNDDAAKWEDRMGERWRFWDAYLDGGLDAKVASYGLYRAPFYQMGVVHTDEDGNIVEAIGAEADDRLLPELTPFEVPASTWAVFSIKGTLNQDVHPLETLTTRVFSEWLPSSGYEKSMEYEIQIFGPGNTQSDDYISELWIPIRKK, encoded by the coding sequence ATGAACAAGGTCATCGAGTATATTGAGACACATATTGAAGAGGACTTTGACATTAATGAGGTTGCAGCTATCGTATGCTGCAGCGTGTACCAGTTCGGACGTATTTTCTCTTATGTGGTAGGCATTTCATTCACGGAGTACATCCGCAACAGGCGGCTGTCGCTCGCAGCTCTGGAATTGCAAAGCGGAAGGGTTAAGGTCATTGATGTCGCTCAGAAGTACGGGTACGACTCGCCGGAGTCGTTCGCCCGCGCGTTTCGGCAGAGGCATGGCATATCGCCGCGCGAGTCTTTTACGAACGGTGTGAAATTGAAGATGTATCCCCGTCTTTCCTTTCAAATCTCAATCAAAGGAGCGGTGGATATGGAATATCGCATCGAGCAGCGAGGAATTATTCGAGGAGTAGGCGTCGTCAAAAACTTCGGCAAATGGACGTCTAACGACGATGCTGCCAAGTGGGAAGATCGCATGGGGGAGCGTTGGAGATTCTGGGATGCGTATTTGGATGGCGGCCTGGATGCGAAGGTTGCAAGTTACGGGCTGTATCGTGCGCCATTCTATCAGATGGGTGTCGTGCATACCGACGAGGACGGAAACATTGTGGAAGCGATCGGCGCCGAAGCGGACGATCGTCTTCTACCTGAGTTAACGCCATTCGAGGTTCCTGCGAGCACATGGGCGGTATTTTCGATAAAGGGCACGCTGAATCAAGATGTTCATCCTTTGGAGACGTTGACGACGCGAGTATTCTCCGAATGGCTGCCTTCAAGCGGGTACGAGAAGTCGATGGAGTACGAAATTCAGATCTTTGGTCCGGGCAACACGCAGTCAGATGACTATATAAGCGAGCTTTGGATTCCAATTCGCAAGAAATAA